A window of Mycolicibacterium fluoranthenivorans contains these coding sequences:
- a CDS encoding ABC transporter ATP-binding protein: MNTLDVTSLSKSFGAARVLDSVNLTLTPGSITAVVGASGCGKTTLLRLVAGFENPDAGTVEIDGTQVAGPGRCVAAHRRAVGYVAQDGALFPHLNVGANIAYGLHGRLGRKAIREQVARLLETVSLDQSFAARRPHELSGGQQQRVALARALARRPALMLLDEPFSALDTGLRAATRKAVTQVLLDAGVTTLLVTHDQAEALSIADQVAVMRDGRFTSVGTPQQVYRNPADQFTAEFLGDCVLLPCTVRSGSAESALGRVPVTADDGPGTLMLRPEQLRATVTADSHGGAGLGTVVASEFLGHEVLLTIDPGGDTPAFTVRQHSIDPPPVHAKVCIDIIGSGLVFR; this comes from the coding sequence ATGAACACCCTTGACGTCACGTCACTTTCGAAATCGTTCGGCGCCGCACGGGTACTGGATTCGGTGAACCTCACACTGACGCCCGGCAGTATCACAGCGGTGGTCGGCGCATCCGGCTGCGGAAAGACCACCCTGCTGCGACTGGTCGCCGGGTTCGAGAATCCCGACGCGGGGACCGTCGAGATCGACGGCACACAAGTGGCCGGTCCCGGCCGCTGCGTCGCCGCGCACCGACGAGCCGTCGGGTACGTCGCCCAGGACGGCGCCCTGTTCCCTCATCTGAACGTGGGCGCGAACATCGCCTACGGCCTGCACGGCCGGCTGGGCAGGAAAGCCATTCGCGAGCAGGTGGCACGACTGCTGGAGACGGTGTCGCTGGACCAGTCGTTCGCCGCCCGCCGCCCCCACGAATTGTCCGGCGGCCAGCAGCAGCGGGTCGCGCTGGCCCGCGCGCTGGCTCGGCGACCGGCGCTCATGCTGCTCGACGAACCGTTCTCCGCGCTGGACACCGGCCTGCGAGCCGCCACCCGAAAGGCGGTCACCCAGGTGCTGCTCGACGCGGGTGTCACCACTCTGCTCGTCACCCACGACCAGGCCGAGGCGCTCTCGATCGCCGATCAGGTCGCGGTGATGCGCGACGGCCGGTTCACCAGTGTCGGTACCCCGCAACAGGTTTACCGCAATCCTGCGGATCAGTTCACCGCCGAATTCCTCGGCGACTGCGTCCTGCTGCCCTGCACGGTGCGCTCCGGTAGCGCCGAGAGCGCACTGGGCCGGGTCCCCGTTACGGCGGACGACGGCCCGGGCACCCTGATGCTTCGGCCCGAACAGCTGCGCGCGACCGTGACCGCCGACTCTCACGGCGGCGCCGGTCTCGGCACCGTCGTCGCCAGCGAGTTCCTCGGACACGAGGTGCTGCTGACGATCGACCCCGGCGGGGATACCCCTGCCTTCACCGTCCGCCAGCACAGCATCGACCCGCCGCCGGTCCATGCCAAGGTGTGCATCGACATCATCGGAAGCGGCCTGGTTTTCCGGTGA
- a CDS encoding ABC transporter permease, translated as MVTTQAPRTTRTGAGPLLSGTVALLVALTFIPLGYVAWAIVSTGPARVYALVVRPRVGELLVNTVGLVVVTVPICVALGVAAAWLVERTDVPGRAVWRPLLVAPLAVPAFINSYAWVSVWPQLHGFGAGVLVSALSYFPFVYLPAAATLRRLDPAIEESARALGSSPVGVFFRVVLPQLRLAVLGGGLLIGVHLLAEYGAFAMLRFATFTTAIFEQFQATFDGVAGATLAGILVTLCLVLLLAESALRGKARFARIGSGAPRILTPIPLRTFGPAATAGLAALTALALGVPVWTLTRWLLIGGTAVWSLSDLGTALLQTTLLAAGAAILATVLAFPFAWLAVRFSGPLARTVEGANFITSAMPGIVTALALVTVAIRFAPGLYQTTALVLCAYLLMFLPRALVNLRSGLAQIPPALEEASLSLGRSPAHTFFHVTLRLTAPAAAAGMCLVFVAVATELTATLLLAPTGTRTLAMRFWSLSSELDYAAAAPYATVLVLLSIPVTVLLFNQSTKVATA; from the coding sequence GTGGTCACCACCCAGGCCCCGCGCACCACCCGCACCGGAGCCGGACCGCTGTTGAGCGGGACTGTCGCGCTGCTGGTGGCGTTGACGTTCATCCCGCTGGGCTACGTCGCCTGGGCGATTGTCTCCACCGGGCCCGCCCGGGTGTACGCGTTGGTGGTCCGTCCCCGCGTCGGGGAACTACTCGTCAACACCGTCGGGCTGGTCGTGGTGACGGTGCCGATCTGCGTTGCCCTCGGGGTGGCCGCGGCCTGGTTGGTGGAACGCACCGATGTGCCCGGCCGGGCGGTGTGGCGCCCACTGCTGGTGGCCCCGCTGGCCGTGCCGGCCTTCATCAACAGTTACGCCTGGGTGAGCGTCTGGCCGCAACTGCACGGATTCGGCGCCGGGGTGCTGGTCTCGGCACTGTCCTACTTCCCTTTCGTCTATCTGCCCGCCGCGGCCACGCTGCGCCGGCTCGACCCGGCCATCGAGGAATCCGCCCGCGCTCTGGGATCCAGCCCGGTCGGGGTGTTCTTCCGGGTGGTGCTGCCGCAACTGCGGTTGGCCGTGCTGGGTGGCGGCCTGCTGATCGGGGTGCATCTGCTTGCCGAGTACGGTGCCTTCGCCATGCTGCGGTTCGCCACCTTCACCACGGCGATCTTCGAACAGTTCCAGGCGACCTTCGACGGCGTCGCGGGCGCAACCCTGGCGGGGATACTGGTGACGCTGTGCCTGGTGCTGCTGCTGGCCGAGAGCGCGCTGCGCGGCAAGGCCCGTTTCGCCAGGATCGGCTCGGGTGCCCCCCGCATACTCACCCCGATTCCGTTGCGCACCTTCGGGCCGGCGGCGACGGCCGGGCTCGCCGCGCTCACTGCTCTGGCGCTCGGAGTGCCGGTGTGGACGTTGACGCGCTGGTTGCTCATCGGCGGCACCGCGGTGTGGTCGCTCAGCGATCTCGGCACCGCCCTGCTGCAGACGACGCTGCTGGCAGCGGGGGCCGCGATATTGGCCACGGTGCTGGCATTTCCGTTCGCCTGGCTGGCCGTTCGGTTCAGCGGTCCCCTCGCCCGCACCGTGGAGGGCGCCAACTTCATCACCAGCGCGATGCCGGGCATCGTCACCGCACTGGCCTTGGTGACGGTCGCGATCCGGTTCGCTCCCGGGCTGTATCAGACGACCGCCCTGGTGCTGTGCGCCTACCTGTTGATGTTCCTGCCCCGCGCGTTGGTGAATCTGCGGTCCGGCCTGGCCCAGATCCCGCCCGCACTGGAGGAGGCATCGCTGTCGCTGGGTCGATCCCCCGCGCACACCTTCTTCCACGTCACGTTGCGATTGACCGCTCCCGCCGCGGCCGCCGGGATGTGCCTGGTGTTCGTGGCCGTCGCCACTGAACTGACCGCCACCCTGCTGCTCGCCCCGACCGGAACCAGAACGCTGGCCATGCGGTTCTGGTCACTGTCCAGCGAGCTGGATTATGCCGCCGCCGCGCCCTACGCGACGGTGCTCGTCCTGCTCTCCATCCCGGTGACCGTGCTGCTGTTCAACCAGTCGACGAAGGTGGCGACCGCATGA
- a CDS encoding iron ABC transporter substrate-binding protein: protein MRARWGRFTALLAVLALVAAATACSSGTPNDELLIYNAQHESLAKEWIEAFTKETGIKVTYRQGGDTELGNQIIAEGAASPADVFLTENSPAMAAVEKAGLFADVDAAVQQQVPAQYRPASNKWTGVAARTTVFVYNKARLQENQLPKSIMELQSPQWKGRWGAPPAKADFQAIVAAMLALTGEKATAAWLAGMKTNATIFQDNIATLRAVNDGQVDGGIIYHYYWFRDQAKTKDISANTALHYFRNQDPGAFISISGGGVLNSSKKKDQAQQFLRFITGKAGQEVLEKGTSFEYPVASGVPANPALPALDTLQAPRVDPSDLNATKVTDLMTSAGLL, encoded by the coding sequence ATGCGTGCCCGATGGGGTCGATTCACCGCCTTGCTCGCGGTCCTTGCGCTCGTCGCCGCCGCGACTGCCTGCTCGTCGGGCACGCCCAACGACGAACTGCTGATCTACAACGCTCAGCACGAGTCGCTGGCCAAGGAATGGATCGAGGCGTTCACCAAGGAGACCGGGATCAAGGTCACCTACCGGCAGGGCGGTGACACCGAACTGGGTAACCAGATCATCGCCGAAGGAGCTGCGTCTCCGGCAGACGTATTCCTCACCGAGAACTCACCGGCGATGGCCGCGGTCGAGAAGGCCGGACTCTTCGCCGACGTCGATGCGGCCGTCCAGCAGCAGGTGCCCGCGCAATACCGCCCGGCGTCGAACAAGTGGACCGGCGTCGCTGCGCGCACAACGGTATTCGTCTACAACAAGGCGAGACTGCAGGAGAATCAGCTGCCGAAGTCGATCATGGAGCTGCAGTCTCCGCAGTGGAAGGGACGGTGGGGCGCGCCACCCGCCAAGGCGGACTTCCAAGCCATCGTCGCGGCCATGCTCGCCCTCACCGGAGAAAAAGCCACCGCGGCCTGGCTGGCCGGGATGAAGACCAACGCGACCATCTTCCAGGACAACATCGCCACCCTGCGCGCGGTCAACGACGGTCAGGTCGACGGCGGCATCATCTACCACTATTACTGGTTCCGGGACCAGGCCAAGACCAAGGACATCAGCGCCAACACCGCACTGCACTACTTCCGCAACCAGGACCCCGGTGCGTTCATCAGCATCTCCGGCGGCGGCGTCCTCAATTCGAGCAAGAAGAAAGACCAGGCCCAGCAGTTCCTGCGGTTCATCACCGGCAAGGCCGGTCAGGAGGTCCTGGAGAAGGGCACCTCATTCGAATACCCGGTGGCGAGCGGCGTCCCGGCCAACCCCGCCCTGCCCGCGCTGGACACCCTGCAGGCCCCCCGGGTGGATCCCTCTGATCTGAACGCCACCAAGGTGACCGACCTCATGACCAGCGCCGGCCTCCTGTAG
- a CDS encoding DUF6745 domain-containing protein: MTFDMESYVDLDLPTRRSPGGGSFDADAALDLVTEFCISRDVYLGTKYSVIPQLDRALRIASLIGPDRRWSRIARWSGNDDTGAAPGAIVPNDLRDILYSRFVAAMPDARWLPPISVVSVSRWARFSQSMRRARDLDLGWIVPIHREVLLVPMPTVRYADGSAGVLHDDTGRPAIEWSDGSGIYYLRGTEFGESVYRRIVDREMTIEAVAALQNADQRSIALRYLTFEQLINGSGAQLVDTDVSGARLYRLPLPPRLARDRPPGYGQFDYFVHTCDTGHPACPFVDWVEPRSGLRYKAESSEA, encoded by the coding sequence ATGACTTTCGATATGGAGTCCTACGTCGACCTCGACCTCCCCACCAGGCGTTCACCCGGCGGCGGCTCGTTCGATGCTGATGCGGCCCTGGATCTGGTGACCGAGTTCTGCATCTCGCGGGATGTGTACCTGGGCACCAAGTACTCGGTCATCCCGCAATTGGACCGGGCGCTGCGGATCGCGTCCCTGATCGGGCCGGACAGGCGATGGTCCCGGATCGCACGCTGGTCGGGAAATGACGATACCGGCGCTGCCCCCGGTGCCATCGTGCCGAATGATCTGCGGGACATCCTCTACAGCCGCTTCGTTGCTGCCATGCCCGATGCCCGGTGGCTGCCACCGATCAGCGTGGTGTCCGTGAGCAGGTGGGCCCGGTTCTCGCAGTCGATGCGCCGCGCCCGGGACCTCGATCTGGGCTGGATCGTCCCGATTCACCGGGAAGTGCTTCTGGTGCCGATGCCGACGGTCCGCTACGCCGACGGCAGTGCCGGTGTGCTGCACGACGATACCGGCCGCCCGGCCATCGAATGGTCTGACGGATCCGGTATCTACTATCTGCGCGGCACTGAATTCGGTGAATCGGTCTACCGGCGGATCGTCGACCGTGAGATGACCATCGAGGCCGTCGCCGCTCTCCAGAACGCGGATCAACGGTCGATCGCGTTGCGCTACCTCACTTTTGAGCAACTCATCAACGGGTCTGGTGCACAATTGGTCGACACCGATGTCAGCGGCGCTCGACTGTATCGCCTGCCGCTGCCCCCGCGGCTGGCCCGGGACCGGCCTCCGGGCTACGGGCAGTTCGACTATTTCGTCCACACCTGCGATACCGGCCATCCCGCATGTCCATTCGTCGACTGGGTTGAGCCACGAAGTGGCCTGCGATACAAGGCTGAATCCAGCGAGGCCTGA
- a CDS encoding heme-binding protein — protein sequence MKPIALLLFSASAVFASVTAPTAAAADPCSASGLASTASGVLAQAGSYLDAHPGANDVLTAAGNQETGDASAAIRGYFTGHPGEFLDLQNIARPLTSLRSQCGVSVSPGKLAALFDALA from the coding sequence ATGAAGCCGATTGCCCTCCTCCTGTTCAGCGCGTCTGCCGTTTTCGCCAGCGTCACGGCCCCGACCGCGGCCGCGGCCGACCCGTGTTCGGCGAGCGGTCTGGCCAGCACCGCCAGCGGCGTGCTCGCGCAAGCGGGGAGCTACCTCGATGCGCATCCCGGCGCCAATGACGTCCTGACCGCCGCAGGCAATCAGGAGACCGGTGATGCGTCCGCGGCGATCAGGGGCTACTTCACCGGACACCCCGGCGAGTTCCTGGACCTGCAGAACATCGCTCGCCCGCTGACCTCGCTGCGCAGCCAGTGCGGTGTCTCGGTGTCGCCGGGCAAGTTGGCGGCGCTGTTTGATGCGCTGGCCTGA
- a CDS encoding YraN family protein, with the protein METWSRAEIGALGERLAVAHLEALGLRVLERNWRCRYGELDVIAADGSTVVFVEVKTRTSDAFGGVAQAVTPAKVRRLRRLAGVWLAQQRGSWAGVRIDVVGVRIGRTRVPELAHVRGVG; encoded by the coding sequence ATGGAGACATGGAGTCGCGCCGAGATCGGTGCGTTGGGGGAGCGGTTGGCGGTGGCGCACCTGGAGGCCTTGGGTTTGCGGGTGCTGGAACGTAATTGGCGGTGCCGTTACGGCGAGTTGGATGTGATCGCGGCGGATGGTTCCACGGTGGTGTTCGTGGAGGTCAAGACGCGGACCAGTGATGCTTTCGGTGGGGTGGCGCAGGCGGTGACGCCGGCCAAGGTGCGCCGGTTGCGGCGGTTGGCCGGGGTGTGGTTGGCGCAGCAGCGGGGCAGTTGGGCCGGCGTGCGCATCGATGTGGTGGGGGTGCGGATCGGGCGGACCCGGGTGCCGGAGTTGGCGCATGTGCGGGGAGTCGGCTGA
- a CDS encoding YifB family Mg chelatase-like AAA ATPase codes for MALGRAFSVAIRGVAGVIVEIEADITSGLPGVHLVGLGDAALQESRDRVRAAITNCGNTWPMSRLTLALSPATLPKNGSAYDLALAAAVLSAHGKKDWPRLEKSLLLGELALDGRVRPVTGILPAVWAGKNEGWPVVVVPEENLAEASLVDGIEVWGVRTLGQLQAWLAGKGGLAGRLETVAPAPAVVADLADVVGQTQARYAVEVAAAGAHHLFLSGPPGIGKTMLAQRLPGLLPPLTEQEALEVTAIHSVAGLLTGATPLITEPPFIAPHHTSSVAAMVGGGSGMARPGAVSRAHRGVLFLDECAEIGTSVLEAMRTPLEDGEIRLARRDGVAKYPARFQLILAANECPCAPANPRDCVCPAAVKRRYLGKLSGPLMDRVDLRVKMHQVRGGAFGDQVPEPTAVVRERVANARAAAAHRWQAVGVRTNAEVPGPILRRAFRLSREAMAPLRTALDRGTLSVRGVDRTLRVAWSIADLAGKESPTVVDVGTALSFRDEVVNDGR; via the coding sequence ATGGCGCTGGGGAGGGCGTTTTCGGTGGCGATCCGTGGGGTGGCGGGGGTGATCGTGGAGATCGAGGCGGATATCACCTCGGGTCTGCCGGGGGTGCATCTGGTGGGTTTGGGGGATGCGGCGTTGCAGGAGTCGCGGGATCGGGTGCGTGCGGCGATCACCAATTGTGGCAATACCTGGCCGATGTCGCGGTTGACGTTGGCGTTGTCGCCGGCGACGTTGCCCAAGAACGGTTCGGCGTACGACTTGGCGTTGGCGGCTGCGGTGTTGTCCGCGCACGGGAAGAAGGACTGGCCGCGGCTGGAAAAGTCTTTGCTGCTGGGGGAATTGGCGCTCGATGGTCGGGTGCGGCCGGTGACCGGGATTCTGCCGGCGGTGTGGGCGGGCAAGAACGAGGGGTGGCCGGTGGTGGTGGTGCCTGAGGAGAATCTCGCCGAGGCCAGCCTGGTGGATGGTATCGAGGTGTGGGGTGTGCGCACGTTGGGTCAGTTGCAGGCGTGGTTGGCGGGCAAGGGTGGGTTGGCCGGTCGTCTGGAGACGGTGGCGCCTGCGCCGGCGGTGGTGGCTGATCTTGCGGATGTGGTGGGGCAGACCCAGGCCCGGTATGCGGTCGAGGTGGCTGCCGCCGGTGCGCATCATCTGTTTTTGTCGGGTCCGCCGGGGATCGGTAAAACGATGTTGGCGCAACGGCTTCCGGGTTTGTTGCCGCCGTTGACGGAGCAGGAGGCGTTGGAGGTGACGGCGATTCATTCGGTGGCCGGGTTGCTGACCGGGGCAACGCCGTTGATCACCGAGCCGCCGTTCATCGCGCCGCATCATACTTCCAGTGTGGCGGCCATGGTCGGTGGTGGTTCGGGTATGGCCCGCCCGGGTGCGGTCAGCCGGGCACACCGCGGCGTGCTGTTCCTCGACGAGTGCGCCGAAATCGGTACCAGCGTGCTGGAAGCCATGCGGACGCCCCTGGAGGACGGCGAGATCCGGCTGGCCCGCCGCGACGGGGTCGCGAAATACCCGGCGCGGTTCCAGCTCATTCTCGCGGCCAACGAATGTCCTTGTGCACCGGCCAATCCCCGCGATTGTGTGTGCCCGGCCGCGGTGAAGCGGCGCTACCTGGGCAAGCTGTCCGGCCCGTTGATGGACCGGGTCGATCTGCGCGTCAAGATGCATCAGGTGCGCGGCGGGGCATTCGGCGACCAGGTCCCCGAACCCACCGCGGTGGTCCGGGAACGGGTGGCCAACGCCCGGGCCGCCGCGGCGCACCGATGGCAGGCCGTCGGGGTGCGGACGAACGCAGAGGTGCCCGGGCCGATCCTGCGGCGCGCGTTCCGGCTCAGCCGCGAGGCCATGGCACCGCTGCGCACGGCGCTCGATCGCGGCACGTTGAGCGTCCGCGGAGTCGACCGAACCTTGCGGGTCGCATGGTCCATCGCCGATCTGGCGGGCAAGGAATCTCCGACGGTGGTGGACGTGGGCACGGCGCTGAGCTTCCGCGATGAGGTGGTCAACGATGGCCGATGA
- the dprA gene encoding DNA-processing protein DprA, with amino-acid sequence MADDQTRRAWAYLSRVTEPPCPALTEYVGVHGPVEAAARIRSGTEPPSLTDAVAGRRDIDRSADDLALLDRRGGRLITPDDDEWPYLSFAAFGAEDVRKKQDGRVPMVLWAIGPARLDDIADRAAAIVGTRAATAYGEHMAATLADGLVEHDVAVVSGGAYGIDGAAHRAALAAEGCTVAVLAGGIDVPYPSGHSALLHRISQTGLLLTEYPPGVRPARFRFLARNRLVAALGRATVVVEAGLRSGAANTASWAAAMGRVVCAVPGPVTSSASAGCHVLLRGTALLVDRPDELVEIVGKAGEFADEPEHPVAALDGLSRPERLVYEALPARGYRSLEEIAVDAALPAESVLGPLALLEVSGLVQRKEGRWRIVSRSTSA; translated from the coding sequence ATGGCCGATGACCAGACCCGGCGGGCGTGGGCCTATCTGTCCCGCGTGACCGAACCACCCTGTCCCGCACTGACCGAGTACGTCGGCGTGCACGGTCCGGTCGAGGCGGCCGCGAGGATACGGTCGGGCACGGAGCCGCCGTCGTTGACCGATGCGGTGGCGGGGCGCCGGGATATCGACCGCTCGGCAGACGATCTGGCGCTGCTCGATCGTCGCGGCGGCCGGCTGATCACGCCGGACGATGACGAGTGGCCGTACCTGTCGTTCGCCGCGTTCGGGGCCGAAGACGTCAGGAAGAAACAGGACGGGCGGGTGCCGATGGTGCTGTGGGCGATCGGGCCCGCGCGCCTGGACGATATCGCCGACCGCGCCGCGGCCATCGTCGGCACCCGGGCGGCCACCGCCTACGGCGAACACATGGCGGCGACCCTGGCGGACGGGCTCGTCGAACACGATGTGGCGGTGGTCTCGGGCGGCGCCTACGGGATCGACGGCGCGGCACATCGGGCGGCGCTGGCCGCCGAGGGCTGCACGGTGGCCGTGCTGGCCGGCGGTATCGATGTGCCGTATCCGAGCGGTCATTCGGCTCTGCTGCACCGGATTTCACAGACCGGATTGCTGCTCACCGAGTACCCACCCGGCGTGCGTCCGGCCCGGTTCCGCTTCCTGGCCCGCAATCGTCTGGTGGCCGCGCTCGGGCGCGCCACCGTCGTGGTGGAAGCCGGGCTGCGCAGCGGCGCGGCCAACACCGCCTCGTGGGCCGCGGCGATGGGACGAGTGGTGTGCGCCGTGCCCGGACCCGTGACGTCCTCCGCGTCAGCGGGGTGTCATGTGCTGCTGCGGGGCACGGCGCTGCTGGTGGACCGGCCCGACGAACTGGTCGAGATCGTGGGCAAGGCCGGGGAGTTTGCCGACGAGCCCGAACATCCGGTCGCAGCACTGGACGGGCTGTCCCGGCCCGAGCGGCTGGTGTACGAGGCGCTGCCGGCGCGGGGTTATCGCAGCCTCGAGGAGATCGCGGTCGATGCTGCCCTTCCCGCGGAGTCGGTCCTCGGGCCATTGGCGCTGCTCGAGGTGTCGGGCTTGGTGCAGCGAAAGGAGGGCAGGTGGCGGATCGTGTCGCGGTCCACGTCGGCGTAG